From Streptomyces sp. NBC_01460, a single genomic window includes:
- a CDS encoding glycoside hydrolase family 64 protein: MFLTGAAASATALTYPLWGSALSPRTSAAAATCELALENRSLPGTVHAYVTGHEQGTDRWVLLRPDGSVYRPDSPGAPQTPLPVDCAIPLKAAGAGPVVLTLPQMYGARVYFVRDDKLDFYLNPGPSLVEPAFATSTDPNYGRTWSFCEFTFNPQQLYANISYVDLVTALPIGLTLEGDATHTVAPLPDGAVQRIADDLTAQAASDGQPWDELVTRGADGKVLRVVSPQNLMAPFFDRPDQMPFRDLFTAQIDEVWEKYRSTDLRIDLQGGRGTLAGRVSGDTLTFEGGHTFVKPTSKDIFTCNHGPFTNNPGDSDDKKALLARIAAGFNRSIMLSHPQQPNGTSVADYYKGAVTNHWSRVVHANSPIGYAFPYDDVRPDGEPDVSGAAHDGNPRRFTVTVGS; encoded by the coding sequence ATGTTCCTGACGGGCGCCGCCGCCTCCGCGACCGCGCTCACCTACCCCCTCTGGGGCAGCGCCCTGAGCCCCCGTACCTCGGCGGCGGCCGCGACGTGCGAGCTGGCGCTGGAGAACCGCTCGCTGCCCGGCACGGTGCACGCGTACGTCACCGGCCACGAGCAGGGCACGGACCGCTGGGTGCTCCTGCGCCCCGACGGCAGTGTCTACCGCCCCGACTCCCCCGGTGCCCCGCAGACCCCGCTGCCGGTGGACTGCGCCATCCCGCTGAAGGCCGCGGGGGCCGGGCCGGTCGTCCTGACCCTGCCGCAGATGTACGGCGCGCGGGTCTACTTCGTCCGCGACGACAAGCTGGACTTCTACCTCAACCCGGGCCCCTCCCTGGTCGAGCCGGCCTTCGCGACGTCCACCGACCCGAACTACGGGCGCACCTGGTCGTTCTGCGAGTTCACCTTCAACCCGCAGCAGCTGTACGCGAACATCAGCTACGTCGACCTGGTGACCGCCCTCCCGATCGGGCTGACCCTGGAGGGTGACGCCACGCACACGGTGGCCCCGCTCCCGGACGGCGCGGTCCAGCGCATCGCCGACGACCTCACGGCCCAGGCGGCCTCCGACGGTCAGCCCTGGGACGAGCTGGTCACCCGCGGCGCGGACGGGAAGGTCCTCCGGGTCGTGTCGCCGCAGAACCTGATGGCCCCGTTCTTCGACCGCCCGGACCAGATGCCGTTCCGGGACCTGTTCACCGCGCAGATCGACGAGGTCTGGGAGAAGTACCGCTCCACCGACCTCCGGATCGACCTCCAGGGCGGCCGGGGCACCCTGGCGGGCCGCGTCAGCGGCGACACCCTGACGTTCGAGGGCGGTCACACCTTCGTCAAGCCCACGTCGAAGGACATCTTCACCTGCAACCACGGTCCCTTCACGAACAACCCGGGCGACTCCGACGACAAGAAGGCGCTGCTGGCCAGGATCGCGGCCGGCTTCAACCGCTCGATCATGCTCAGCCACCCGCAGCAGCCGAACGGGACCTCGGTCGCGGACTACTACAAGGGCGCGGTGACGAACCACTGGTCGCGCGTCGTCCACGCGAACTCCCCGATCGGCTACGCGTTCCCGTACGACGACGTGCGCCCGGACGGTGAGCCGGACGTCTCGGGGGCGGCCCACGACGGCAACCCCCGCCGCTTCACGGTGACCGTCGGCTCCTGA
- a CDS encoding amidohydrolase, whose translation MCDLHDPSDHDHAVHTGDGLSRRRIMQMLGAAGIATTAMGATADPAMAAASDEAAGAAVDSAAYTPPEGLAQDSAAKRTALGWIERNTSRINALNDEIWEHAELSLREWNSSLAEADFLRRAGFDVEFGTAGFPTAFTATYTRGKGGPVIGFSGEYDALPGLSQNKGVGEHDPKEYVHDPFAPGYGPGHGCGHCALGTAAAAAAAAVAEASRRHKLDVTVKFFGSTAEEQLIGKTYAVSKGVYDGLDAFLDWHPSTGNATGWGTSNAMTAVTFTFLGVAGHGGTPLGNKSALDAAVMMATMSEFLREESMAPSARLHWVINNGGDIPNVTPEIAEISYYVREGSVGRVTSLLDKVIAVSEAAATASRTSVRHRITSACWNQLPSKAFAELMYDNMRQIGPPVFSADAQRLAKELQSSLGLPESGLHDKVGELAPPNPAFLGGGSTDVADISWQVPTVSMGAAVAPIGSKMHTWSTASCAGSAPAHAAIPAAAAYLAATAVDLLVKPELLRGVKEEFEKRTKGLTWKTALPEGYEPPMYEPPAWFLKRTGQSWPPENITWPPRRVVSKEKFASLGPALEPQV comes from the coding sequence GTGTGCGACTTGCACGACCCCAGCGACCACGACCACGCGGTACACACGGGCGACGGGCTGAGCCGCCGCCGGATCATGCAGATGCTCGGGGCCGCCGGGATCGCCACCACGGCGATGGGCGCGACAGCGGATCCGGCCATGGCCGCGGCGTCGGACGAGGCCGCCGGTGCCGCGGTGGACTCCGCCGCCTACACCCCGCCCGAGGGGCTCGCCCAGGACTCGGCGGCCAAGCGCACCGCGCTCGGCTGGATCGAACGGAACACGTCCCGGATCAACGCGCTGAACGACGAGATCTGGGAGCACGCGGAGCTGAGCCTGCGGGAGTGGAACTCCTCCCTCGCCGAAGCCGACTTCCTGCGCAGGGCGGGCTTCGACGTGGAGTTCGGCACGGCCGGTTTCCCGACCGCCTTCACCGCCACGTACACCCGGGGCAAGGGCGGCCCGGTGATCGGTTTCAGCGGTGAGTACGACGCCCTGCCCGGCCTGTCCCAGAACAAGGGCGTGGGCGAGCACGACCCGAAGGAGTACGTCCACGACCCGTTCGCGCCGGGCTACGGGCCGGGTCACGGCTGCGGGCACTGCGCCCTGGGGACCGCGGCGGCCGCCGCAGCGGCAGCGGTCGCGGAGGCGTCCCGGCGCCACAAGCTCGACGTGACGGTGAAGTTCTTCGGCTCCACCGCCGAGGAGCAGCTGATCGGCAAGACGTACGCCGTGAGCAAGGGCGTCTACGACGGGCTCGACGCCTTCCTCGACTGGCACCCCTCCACCGGGAACGCCACCGGCTGGGGCACCTCCAACGCGATGACGGCCGTCACCTTCACGTTCCTCGGTGTCGCCGGCCACGGCGGTACCCCGCTCGGCAACAAGAGCGCGCTGGACGCCGCCGTGATGATGGCGACCATGTCGGAGTTCCTCCGCGAGGAGAGCATGGCGCCCTCGGCTCGGCTGCACTGGGTGATCAACAACGGGGGCGACATCCCCAATGTGACACCCGAGATCGCGGAGATCTCCTACTACGTCCGCGAGGGCAGCGTGGGACGGGTCACCTCGCTCCTGGACAAGGTCATCGCCGTCTCGGAGGCGGCGGCGACCGCCAGCCGCACATCGGTGCGCCACCGGATCACCTCGGCGTGCTGGAACCAGCTCCCCTCGAAGGCCTTCGCCGAGCTGATGTACGACAACATGCGGCAGATCGGGCCCCCGGTCTTCTCCGCGGACGCCCAGCGTCTGGCCAAGGAGCTCCAGAGCTCGCTGGGACTGCCGGAGAGCGGCCTGCACGACAAGGTCGGTGAGCTGGCGCCGCCCAACCCGGCCTTCCTGGGCGGCGGTTCCACCGACGTGGCCGATATCAGCTGGCAGGTTCCGACGGTCTCCATGGGTGCGGCCGTCGCCCCCATCGGGTCGAAGATGCACACCTGGTCGACCGCGTCCTGCGCGGGCTCGGCGCCCGCCCACGCGGCGATCCCGGCCGCCGCCGCCTATCTCGCGGCGACGGCCGTCGACCTCCTGGTGAAGCCGGAGCTGCTGCGCGGGGTGAAGGAGGAGTTCGAGAAGCGGACCAAGGGCCTGACCTGGAAGACCGCGCTGCCGGAGGGCTACGAGCCGCCCATGTACGAGCCGCCGGCCTGGTTCCTCAAGAGGACGGGGCAGAGCTGGCCGCCGGAGAACATCACCTGGCCGCCCCGCCGGGTCGTCAGCAAGGAGAAGTTCGCCTCGCTCGGACCGGCGCTGGAGCCGCAGGTCTGA
- a CDS encoding metal-dependent hydrolase family protein, whose translation MPSLDEPPAGESGARVLLHGLRLIDGTGGAPVPDAALLIEGEVIRWAGPETRLPPDLGPVRRLGLGGRTVCPGFIDTHVHFALPGPAGNPLQGLSELPSYRTLKVLDRLRVTLENGVTTARDLMGLDAGFRQAVAERRIPGPRLLVSVTMLSQRAGHADFTLAGGIDGLALAVTFPESPRSLVDSVDEMRARVRELVAAGADCVKLATSGGVTSPHDRPEWLGLRPEMIRAAVEEARAYGGLPVAAHAIGRPGIEAAVRAGVSSIEHGYALDDGLRAEMVDRGQYLVPTLLETTQDLDPAHTSPAAYEKGVRWHRIAQESVARSAAAGVRIAMGTDSGLAVGHGRNLQELGLLVDIAGLTPMAALVAATRDAARLCGVDGTTGTVEAGKVADLVVTDIDPLTDIAALGEPAHILAVVKEGRIAVDRAGVLGGVLPALSP comes from the coding sequence ATGCCCTCCCTCGACGAACCGCCCGCCGGCGAGTCCGGTGCCCGGGTCCTCCTCCACGGCCTTCGCCTGATCGACGGCACCGGCGGCGCCCCCGTGCCGGACGCCGCTCTGCTGATCGAGGGCGAGGTGATCCGGTGGGCCGGTCCCGAGACGCGTCTGCCCCCGGACCTCGGACCCGTGCGGCGGCTCGGCCTCGGCGGCCGGACCGTGTGCCCGGGCTTCATCGACACCCATGTGCACTTCGCCCTGCCCGGGCCGGCCGGCAACCCCCTGCAGGGCCTCTCCGAGCTGCCCAGCTACCGGACCCTGAAGGTGCTGGACCGGCTCCGCGTCACCCTGGAGAACGGGGTGACCACCGCCCGCGATCTGATGGGCCTCGACGCGGGCTTCCGGCAGGCCGTGGCCGAGCGGAGGATCCCCGGGCCCCGCCTGCTGGTCTCGGTCACCATGCTCAGCCAGCGCGCCGGTCACGCCGACTTCACCCTCGCCGGGGGCATCGACGGGCTCGCCCTCGCCGTCACCTTCCCCGAGAGCCCGCGCAGCCTGGTCGACTCCGTGGACGAGATGCGCGCCCGGGTGCGCGAGCTGGTCGCGGCGGGCGCCGACTGCGTCAAGCTCGCCACGAGCGGAGGCGTCACCTCCCCCCACGACCGACCCGAGTGGCTGGGGCTGCGGCCCGAGATGATCCGGGCCGCGGTCGAGGAGGCCCGGGCGTACGGAGGTCTGCCGGTCGCCGCCCACGCGATCGGGCGGCCGGGCATCGAGGCCGCCGTCCGGGCGGGCGTCAGCAGCATCGAGCACGGCTACGCCCTGGACGACGGACTGCGGGCCGAGATGGTCGACCGGGGCCAGTACCTGGTGCCCACGCTGCTGGAGACGACCCAGGACCTGGATCCCGCGCACACCTCCCCGGCGGCGTACGAGAAGGGGGTCCGCTGGCACCGGATCGCCCAGGAGTCGGTGGCCCGCTCGGCCGCGGCGGGGGTCAGGATCGCCATGGGCACCGACAGCGGCCTGGCCGTCGGCCACGGGAGGAATCTCCAGGAACTGGGGCTGCTCGTGGACATCGCCGGGCTGACCCCGATGGCGGCCCTCGTGGCCGCGACGCGCGACGCCGCCCGGCTGTGCGGCGTCGACGGGACGACCGGCACCGTGGAGGCGGGCAAGGTGGCCGACCTGGTGGTCACGGACATCGATCCCCTGACCGACATCGCGGCGCTCGGCGAACCCGCGCACATCCTGGCGGTGGTGAAGGAGGGGCGGATCGCCGTCGACCGGGCGGGGGTCCTCGGCGGCGTCCTCCCCGCGCTCAGCCCCTGA
- a CDS encoding YceI family protein — protein MALFNRKNTAPSTTATLAVDPALAALTGTYTIDPAHSSIGFTVRHAMVTNVRGSFGDHEGTLVLDGANPAASTASIDVKISSVDTGITDRDGHLVSGDFFDAETFPLMTFRSTQAEQLGGDTYRVTGDLTIKDVTRPLSIDLEFNGSATDPYGNQRVGFEGSAEILRSDWGLTYNAALETGGVLVGDKVKLSFDISAIKAAPQA, from the coding sequence ATGGCTCTGTTCAACCGCAAGAACACCGCCCCGTCCACCACCGCCACCCTCGCCGTGGACCCGGCGCTGGCGGCCCTGACCGGCACCTACACGATCGACCCGGCGCACAGCAGCATCGGTTTCACCGTGCGTCACGCCATGGTCACCAACGTGCGCGGCTCCTTCGGTGACCACGAGGGCACCCTGGTGCTGGACGGCGCGAACCCGGCCGCCTCCACCGCGTCCATCGACGTCAAGATCTCCAGCGTCGACACCGGCATCACCGACCGCGACGGCCACCTGGTCAGCGGGGACTTCTTCGACGCCGAGACCTTCCCCCTCATGACCTTCCGGTCCACGCAGGCCGAGCAGCTCGGCGGCGACACGTACCGCGTCACCGGTGACCTCACCATCAAGGACGTCACCCGTCCGCTCTCCATCGACCTGGAGTTCAACGGCTCCGCCACCGACCCCTACGGCAACCAGCGCGTGGGCTTCGAGGGCAGCGCCGAGATCCTGCGCTCCGACTGGGGCCTGACCTACAACGCCGCGCTGGAGACCGGCGGCGTGCTGGTCGGCGACAAGGTCAAGCTGAGCTTCGATATCTCCGCCATCAAGGCC